One Paracoccaceae bacterium genomic region harbors:
- a CDS encoding ABC transporter ATP-binding protein, translating to MALFSATGVQKRFGARVVLEDITLAVEAGSVHGIMGPNGAGKTTCFHVLTGQHRPDAGRITLDGQDITGLPPQRIARLGVSRSFQIMNLFDDTVVIENVLLALPAMRARGFHPFRAVFGDRRLTDGALEVLDQVGLADKAWEKARALSYGDRRALEIAVALAARPRILFLDEPTSGLGAEATRNLAALIRRLRDRHTIVMIEHDMRFLFDLADRISVIHWGQVIAEDTPAALRANPWVARSALGEVA from the coding sequence ATGGCACTTTTTTCGGCAACCGGGGTGCAGAAGCGCTTTGGCGCGCGCGTCGTTCTGGAGGACATCACGCTCGCCGTCGAGGCCGGCAGCGTGCATGGCATCATGGGCCCGAACGGCGCGGGCAAGACCACATGCTTTCACGTTCTGACCGGCCAGCACCGGCCCGACGCGGGGCGCATCACGCTCGACGGCCAGGACATCACCGGCCTGCCGCCGCAGCGCATCGCGCGGCTGGGCGTTTCGCGATCCTTCCAGATCATGAACCTGTTCGACGACACGGTGGTGATCGAGAATGTCCTGCTGGCACTGCCTGCCATGCGCGCGCGCGGGTTTCACCCGTTCCGCGCCGTGTTCGGCGACCGCCGGCTGACCGACGGCGCGCTGGAGGTGCTGGACCAGGTCGGACTGGCGGACAAGGCCTGGGAAAAGGCCCGGGCACTGTCCTATGGCGACCGCCGGGCACTGGAAATCGCCGTGGCACTGGCGGCACGGCCGCGCATCCTGTTCCTCGATGAACCGACGTCCGGATTGGGCGCCGAGGCGACGCGCAACCTTGCGGCGCTGATCCGCCGGCTGCGGGACCGCCACACCATCGTGATGATCGAGCACGACATGCGGTTCCTGTTCGATCTGGCCGACCGCATCTCGGTGATCCACTGGGGACAGGTCATCGCGGAGGACACGCCCGCGGCGCTGCGGGCAAACCCCTGGGTGGCGCGGTCGGCCCTGGGCGAGGTGGCATGA
- a CDS encoding alanyl-tRNA editing protein, giving the protein MTELLFRDDPYLTEADGSVIGHTAEGGLILDRSVFYPTGGGQPGDSGWLVWDGGRVPVATAVKVEGGGVALVAAEPVGLPPVGAAVRQMLDWERRHLHMRVHTALHLLSVVIPLPVTGGQIGAGRGRLDFDMPDPPGNVEALETALNVLIDRDLAVTDDWITDAELASNPGLIKTMSVMPPMGQGRVRLVRIGDGDLQVDLQPCGGTHVARTAEIGRVELGRIEKKGRQNRRVSIALV; this is encoded by the coding sequence ATGACCGAACTGTTGTTCCGCGACGATCCCTATCTGACCGAGGCCGATGGCAGTGTCATCGGGCATACGGCGGAAGGCGGCCTGATCCTTGACCGCAGCGTGTTCTACCCCACGGGCGGCGGACAGCCCGGCGACAGCGGCTGGCTGGTCTGGGATGGTGGTCGGGTGCCGGTTGCCACCGCGGTGAAGGTCGAGGGCGGTGGCGTGGCGCTGGTTGCGGCCGAGCCCGTTGGCCTTCCGCCCGTCGGGGCCGCGGTGCGGCAGATGCTGGACTGGGAGCGGCGGCATCTGCACATGCGCGTCCATACCGCGTTGCATCTTCTGTCGGTCGTGATCCCCCTGCCGGTGACGGGCGGGCAGATCGGGGCGGGGCGCGGGCGGCTGGATTTCGACATGCCCGACCCGCCTGGGAACGTCGAGGCGCTTGAGACGGCGCTGAATGTCCTGATCGACCGCGATCTGGCCGTGACCGATGACTGGATCACGGATGCCGAACTTGCCTCCAACCCCGGACTGATCAAGACAATGTCGGTGATGCCGCCCATGGGTCAGGGTCGCGTGCGGCTGGTCAGGATCGGCGACGGCGATCTGCAGGTCGATCTTCAACCCTGCGGCGGCACGCATGTGGCGCGCACCGCCGAAATCGGTCGGGTCGAACTGGGCCGGATCGAGAAGAAGGGCCGCCAGAACCGTCGGGTCTCGATCGCCCTGGTCTGA
- a CDS encoding ATP-binding cassette domain-containing protein, whose protein sequence is MVAMLEVRGLEKVYRKGRLDRTPTFRLSADLTIEAPGVVGMMGPNGSGKTTLFELITGSNAPSRGEVRVMGRNIHKVRTDQRDRLAIHYHQSYQVRRFRSLMPNALLQPAGSDRPSVHLFDEPQFNTQDGYIGFMLDFFRRLRAEGRLVFLCVHPNERFHLEILEEICERFIFVRDGSVTTLPDYSALLAHPPARAYLGDLLSPVAA, encoded by the coding sequence ATGGTTGCGATGCTGGAGGTGCGGGGTCTTGAGAAGGTCTATCGCAAGGGGCGGCTCGACCGCACCCCGACCTTTCGGCTCAGCGCCGACCTCACCATCGAGGCGCCGGGGGTGGTGGGGATGATGGGGCCGAACGGATCGGGCAAGACCACGCTTTTCGAACTGATCACCGGGTCGAATGCGCCGTCCCGTGGCGAGGTTCGGGTGATGGGCCGCAACATCCACAAGGTGCGCACCGATCAGCGCGACCGTCTGGCGATCCACTATCATCAGTCGTACCAGGTGCGCCGTTTCAGATCCCTCATGCCGAATGCGCTGTTGCAGCCCGCCGGTTCCGACCGTCCGTCGGTGCATCTGTTCGACGAGCCGCAGTTCAACACGCAGGACGGCTATATCGGTTTCATGCTGGACTTCTTCCGGCGGCTTCGCGCCGAGGGGCGGCTGGTGTTTCTGTGCGTGCATCCGAACGAGCGGTTCCACCTGGAGATCCTGGAAGAGATCTGCGAGCGGTTCATCTTTGTCCGGGACGGCAGCGTGACGACCCTGCCCGACTATTCCGCGCTCTTGGCCCATCCGCCCGCACGCGCCTATCTGGGCGATCTTCTGTCGCCGGTGGCGGCATGA
- a CDS encoding ABC transporter ATP-binding protein: MMLEIRGIETFHGETQALFGPSLRVGEAEVVALLGPNGAGKTTTIRSVLGLSPPRRGTIRFDGADITGMPTHRIVRRGIGWVPDDRRVFPSLTGARNLRLGVRRSRFRAWTEADMFGIFPALEHLMARDCENMSGGELQMVSISRALLGSPGLVLFDEPSQGLAPRIVQDVLRTVRRLKADGVASLLVEQNALAALEVADRVYVMDRGRIAHEGPAAELLDNPALRRRLIGM; the protein is encoded by the coding sequence ATGATGCTGGAGATCCGGGGCATCGAGACGTTTCACGGCGAGACCCAGGCGCTGTTCGGCCCCTCGCTGCGGGTGGGCGAGGCCGAGGTCGTGGCGCTTCTTGGTCCGAACGGGGCGGGCAAGACGACGACGATCCGGTCTGTCCTTGGCCTGTCGCCGCCCCGGCGCGGCACCATCCGCTTTGACGGTGCCGACATCACCGGAATGCCGACGCACCGCATCGTGCGCCGGGGGATCGGCTGGGTTCCCGACGACCGGCGCGTGTTCCCGTCGCTGACCGGCGCGCGCAACCTGCGTCTGGGCGTCCGGCGCAGCCGGTTCCGCGCCTGGACCGAGGCCGACATGTTCGGCATATTCCCGGCCCTGGAACACCTGATGGCCCGCGACTGCGAGAACATGTCGGGGGGGGAGTTGCAGATGGTGTCGATCTCCCGCGCGCTTCTGGGCTCACCCGGACTTGTGCTGTTCGACGAGCCGAGCCAGGGCCTTGCCCCGCGCATCGTGCAGGATGTGCTGCGCACCGTTCGGCGGCTGAAGGCCGACGGGGTTGCGTCGCTGCTTGTCGAACAGAACGCGCTTGCCGCGCTTGAGGTCGCCGACCGCGTCTATGTGATGGACCGGGGACGGATCGCGCACGAGGGACCGGCGGCGGAGCTTCTGGACAATCCGGCGCTGCGGCGCCGCCTTATCGGGATGTAG
- a CDS encoding Gfo/Idh/MocA family oxidoreductase → MSGRLRVALVGAGMIGLYHLRAWRAAGAEVVAVCDLDAGKARARAEEFGIARVTTDAAALFKDGGFDAVDIAASVAAHAPVARMAADHGVHVMVQKPLRETVAEAEALLDDVGDRVRVMVHENYRFRPHYMTIRRWIDEGRIGTPRHVTIACRGSGLCPRPGTVPFLIERQPYLTGFRRNLVFETMIHHLDVLRCLVGPLTVVSARLNRLATGLPGEDTAAILMQTPGGLIATADGCICAPGYPQLHGDRLEVIGTTGTAVMDLNRVYLVGQEDAAETVDLTGRYQECFDTAMAAFVAGLRDGTPFETEARDNLETLRLMESVYRAAGVEVPA, encoded by the coding sequence ATGAGCGGGCGGCTGCGCGTGGCGCTGGTGGGCGCCGGAATGATCGGCCTCTACCACCTTCGGGCGTGGCGTGCCGCTGGGGCCGAGGTCGTGGCGGTCTGCGACCTGGATGCTGGCAAGGCGCGGGCGCGGGCGGAGGAATTCGGCATCGCACGGGTCACGACCGACGCTGCGGCGCTGTTCAAGGACGGCGGGTTCGACGCGGTGGACATTGCCGCATCGGTGGCGGCGCATGCGCCTGTCGCGCGCATGGCGGCCGATCACGGCGTGCATGTGATGGTGCAGAAACCGCTGCGCGAAACCGTGGCCGAGGCCGAGGCGCTGCTGGACGATGTCGGCGACCGGGTGCGCGTGATGGTACACGAGAACTACCGGTTCCGACCGCATTACATGACCATCCGCCGCTGGATCGACGAGGGCAGGATCGGCACGCCGCGGCATGTGACCATCGCCTGCCGGGGGTCGGGCCTTTGCCCGCGCCCGGGCACGGTGCCCTTTCTGATCGAGCGGCAACCCTATCTGACCGGCTTCCGGCGCAACCTGGTGTTCGAGACGATGATCCATCACCTCGACGTGCTGCGGTGTCTGGTCGGGCCGCTGACCGTCGTGTCGGCGCGCCTGAACCGGCTGGCCACGGGGTTGCCGGGCGAGGATACCGCCGCGATCCTGATGCAGACACCTGGCGGGCTGATCGCCACGGCGGATGGCTGCATCTGCGCGCCCGGCTATCCGCAGCTGCATGGCGACCGGCTGGAAGTGATCGGAACCACCGGCACAGCGGTCATGGACCTCAACCGCGTCTATCTGGTCGGGCAGGAGGATGCTGCCGAGACGGTCGATCTGACGGGCCGCTATCAGGAGTGCTTTGACACGGCGATGGCCGCCTTCGTGGCGGGCCTGCGCGACGGCACGCCCTTCGAGACCGAGGCACGCGACAACCTGGAAACCCTGCGGCTGATGGAAAGCGTCTATCGCGCGGCCGGCGTGGAGGTTCCGGCATGA
- a CDS encoding NAD-dependent succinate-semialdehyde dehydrogenase — protein sequence MSDDTPKFLIGGVFHTSTDLPPIPVVNPCTGLVLWHAPACDARHVAEALAHARAALPLWSAVHGWERGRVLRGIARAMERRRPAIARALSLEIGRPRSQSEGEVNAAIEQFDWFAGEAERLFGETIPSRQGGRLAVMPEPVGIVAAFTAWNFPVNLMARKIAPALAAGCPILCRPSEQTPLTSTLIAEACVEGGAPPGVVQMLSGRAENLSPAIMAADEVRKISLTGSTRVGKLLLAEAASTVKRCSMELGGHAPVIVCADSDVEAAAVQCAAFKFRNAGQVCIAPNRFYVEGSVAGRFLDRMVAEARALVPGDSQDAATTMGPLTLSGQRDRIEALIADAVARGGRVATGGQRPEGRNAGWFLEPTVLADVPDDARIMAEEPFGPVAPVTTFTDLGDAITRANSTPFALAAYAFTGSHAKAERLSSGLHAGMVGINTFLVAHAEAPFGGMDHSGMGREGGRQAIHDYLNVKLTHFMWG from the coding sequence GTGTCCGATGATACCCCGAAGTTCCTGATTGGAGGCGTCTTCCACACAAGCACCGACCTGCCGCCGATTCCGGTCGTCAATCCCTGCACCGGGCTGGTCCTTTGGCATGCCCCGGCCTGTGATGCCCGCCACGTTGCCGAGGCGCTGGCCCATGCCCGCGCGGCGCTTCCGCTCTGGTCGGCGGTGCATGGCTGGGAACGCGGGCGGGTGCTGCGCGGCATTGCCCGCGCGATGGAACGCCGCCGCCCCGCCATCGCGCGCGCCCTCTCGCTGGAGATCGGCCGCCCCCGCAGCCAGTCCGAGGGCGAGGTGAACGCCGCGATCGAGCAATTCGACTGGTTCGCCGGCGAGGCCGAGCGTCTGTTCGGCGAGACCATCCCGTCGCGCCAGGGCGGGCGGCTGGCGGTGATGCCGGAACCTGTCGGCATCGTCGCGGCCTTCACCGCCTGGAACTTCCCCGTGAACCTTATGGCCCGCAAGATCGCCCCGGCCCTGGCCGCCGGCTGCCCGATCCTGTGCCGACCGTCGGAGCAGACCCCCCTGACCTCGACCCTGATCGCCGAGGCCTGTGTCGAAGGCGGCGCGCCGCCGGGGGTGGTGCAGATGCTGTCGGGACGGGCCGAGAACCTGTCTCCGGCGATCATGGCCGCCGACGAGGTGCGCAAGATCAGCCTGACCGGCTCGACCCGTGTGGGCAAGCTGCTGCTGGCCGAGGCCGCCAGCACGGTGAAACGCTGTTCGATGGAACTGGGCGGGCACGCGCCGGTGATCGTCTGTGCCGATAGCGATGTCGAGGCTGCCGCCGTGCAATGCGCGGCGTTCAAGTTCCGCAACGCGGGCCAGGTGTGCATCGCGCCGAACCGGTTCTATGTGGAAGGCTCGGTCGCAGGCCGGTTTCTGGACCGCATGGTGGCCGAGGCGCGGGCGCTGGTTCCAGGCGACAGCCAGGACGCGGCCACCACGATGGGCCCGCTGACGCTGTCCGGCCAGCGCGACCGGATCGAGGCCCTGATCGCCGACGCCGTCGCCCGGGGCGGCCGGGTGGCTACCGGCGGCCAGCGCCCCGAGGGGCGGAACGCGGGCTGGTTCCTTGAGCCCACGGTCCTTGCCGACGTGCCGGATGACGCGCGGATCATGGCAGAGGAGCCCTTTGGCCCGGTCGCGCCGGTGACCACCTTCACCGATCTGGGCGATGCGATCACGCGGGCGAATTCCACGCCCTTCGCACTTGCCGCCTATGCCTTCACCGGCAGCCATGCCAAGGCGGAACGCCTGTCGTCGGGGCTGCATGCCGGCATGGTCGGGATCAACACCTTCCTTGTTGCCCATGCCGAGGCGCCATTCGGCGGGATGGATCATTCCGGGATGGGACGCGAAGGGGGTCGACAAGCGATCCACGATTACCTGAATGTAAAGCTGACGCATTTCATGTGGGGCTGA
- a CDS encoding SDR family oxidoreductase, whose product MNREATTLNPGIDPAAIDRLFDIRGLRVFVPGGYGAIGEAISLAMARHGAEVVIAGPSLDKALALADRVAAVGGLAYGIALDARKVGSIRAATEAAIGLMGGIDVLVNCVGIQREQPMMEVTEDIFDEMYETNLRSAMFLGQAVARDQIARGQGGRQIHLLSVRSQLALRGRGYSAYCATKGAMLMLVRQHAMELAPHNITVNGVAPTFIQSDRIRPHLDRPAFRDFILERNPLGRIGEPLEVAGQVIAFAAPAGSYMTGQVVFIDGGVTASQ is encoded by the coding sequence ATGAACCGCGAAGCCACGACCCTGAACCCCGGGATCGACCCCGCCGCGATTGACCGGCTTTTCGACATCCGGGGCCTGAGGGTCTTCGTGCCCGGCGGCTATGGCGCGATAGGCGAGGCGATATCGCTTGCGATGGCGCGGCACGGGGCAGAGGTTGTGATCGCCGGGCCGAGCCTGGACAAGGCGCTGGCGCTGGCCGACCGCGTGGCCGCCGTCGGCGGCCTTGCCTACGGGATCGCGCTTGATGCCCGAAAGGTGGGCTCGATCCGCGCGGCGACGGAGGCCGCGATCGGTCTGATGGGGGGGATCGACGTGCTGGTGAACTGCGTCGGCATCCAGCGGGAACAGCCTATGATGGAGGTTACCGAGGACATCTTTGACGAGATGTACGAGACGAACCTGCGGTCGGCGATGTTCCTGGGCCAGGCGGTCGCACGCGACCAGATCGCGCGGGGACAGGGGGGCCGCCAGATTCATCTGTTGTCCGTGCGGTCGCAACTGGCGCTGCGCGGGCGGGGCTATTCGGCCTACTGCGCGACCAAGGGCGCGATGCTGATGCTGGTTCGCCAGCATGCGATGGAACTTGCCCCGCACAACATCACCGTGAACGGCGTCGCCCCCACCTTCATCCAGTCCGACCGCATCCGCCCGCATCTGGACCGCCCCGCCTTCCGCGACTTCATCCTGGAGCGCAACCCGCTGGGCCGGATCGGCGAACCGCTGGAGGTTGCCGGGCAGGTCATTGCCTTCGCCGCACCGGCGGGCAGCTACATGACGGGACAGGTGGTCTTCATCGACGGGGGGGTGACGGCAAGCCAATGA
- a CDS encoding 2,4-dihydroxyhept-2-ene-1,7-dioic acid aldolase produces MARARWDSLTIDMQHGTADYRDLLAILPVIERQGKAALVRVPWLDEGAVMRALDAGAVGVIAPMIETAAQAARLVAACRYPPEGARSFGPVRARFAWGDGYGGAANAEVLTIAMIETRGAVDALDEILAVPGLDGIYIGPADLSLAFGHPPGMDRTEPEMRSLIGRVLTATRSAGLRACIHCGSPDYAAEMAALGFDLVTIGSDARFIEAGAAAATERFLGLTA; encoded by the coding sequence ATGGCGCGTGCGCGCTGGGACAGCCTGACCATCGACATGCAGCACGGAACCGCGGATTACCGCGACCTGCTGGCGATCCTTCCGGTGATCGAGCGGCAGGGCAAGGCCGCACTGGTGCGGGTGCCCTGGCTCGACGAGGGGGCGGTGATGCGCGCGCTCGATGCCGGCGCGGTCGGGGTGATCGCACCGATGATCGAGACTGCGGCGCAGGCGGCGCGGCTGGTGGCCGCATGCCGCTATCCCCCCGAAGGCGCCCGCAGCTTCGGCCCGGTAAGGGCCCGGTTCGCCTGGGGTGACGGATACGGCGGTGCGGCGAATGCAGAAGTGCTGACGATCGCGATGATCGAGACACGGGGCGCGGTCGACGCGCTGGACGAGATCCTCGCCGTGCCGGGCCTTGACGGCATCTACATCGGCCCCGCCGACCTTTCGCTGGCCTTCGGACACCCCCCCGGCATGGACAGAACCGAGCCCGAGATGCGCAGCCTGATCGGGCGGGTCCTGACCGCGACGCGATCGGCGGGCCTGCGGGCCTGCATCCATTGCGGCAGCCCCGACTATGCCGCCGAAATGGCCGCGCTGGGATTCGATCTGGTCACCATCGGGTCTGACGCCCGATTCATCGAGGCCGGTGCGGCGGCCGCGACCGAAAGATTCCTGGGCCTGACCGCCTAG
- a CDS encoding dihydroxy-acid dehydratase: MTLRSARWFAPDDLRGFGHRSRLMQMGYGPEDWVGRPVIAVINTWSDINPCHAHFRQRVEDVKRGVLQAGGFPVELPALSLSENFVKPTTMLYRNLLALETEELLRSHPVDGAVLMGGCDKTTPGLLMGAISMNLPAIFLPAGPMLRGNLRGEVLGSGSDTWKYWDDRRAGRIGADEWQAVEAGIARSYGHCMTMGTAATMTAIADALGMCLTGASSVPAADAGHIRMAAATGRRVVEMVRETLRPSDILTRASFGNALAVAMAMGCSTNAIIHLVALSRRAGLPLTLDDFDAAGRRVPVLANIRPAGDRYLMEDFFYAGGLRAMMAQMAGHLDLAARTVAGETLGEAIAGAEVFLPDVIRSPDNPVSTEPAMAVLRGNLAPDGCVMKPVAADPRLLRHSGPALVFDSYAEMKARIDDPDLAVTPDTVLVMRGAGPLGGPGMPEWGMLPIPKKLLQAGVRDMLRISDARMSGTSYGACVLHVAPEAHVGGPLALVRTGDTITVDVPARRIDMVVDATELRRRRTALVPPEPRFGRGYGWVYARHVLQADQGCDFDFLETGFGPTPGEPEIL, translated from the coding sequence ATGACGCTTCGTTCCGCCCGATGGTTCGCCCCCGACGATCTGCGCGGCTTCGGCCATCGGTCGCGTCTGATGCAGATGGGCTATGGCCCCGAGGACTGGGTGGGCCGTCCGGTGATCGCGGTCATCAACACCTGGTCCGACATCAACCCCTGCCACGCGCATTTCCGCCAGCGCGTCGAGGATGTGAAGCGCGGCGTGCTGCAGGCCGGCGGCTTTCCCGTGGAACTGCCCGCCCTGTCGCTGTCGGAGAATTTCGTCAAGCCGACGACCATGCTGTACCGCAACCTCCTGGCGCTTGAGACCGAGGAACTGCTGCGCAGCCATCCGGTGGACGGGGCGGTTCTGATGGGCGGTTGCGACAAGACGACGCCCGGCCTGCTGATGGGCGCAATCAGCATGAACCTGCCCGCGATATTCCTGCCCGCAGGCCCGATGCTGCGCGGAAACCTGCGCGGCGAGGTGCTGGGTTCGGGATCGGACACCTGGAAGTACTGGGACGACCGGCGCGCGGGACGGATCGGCGCCGATGAATGGCAGGCGGTCGAGGCGGGGATCGCCCGATCCTACGGGCATTGCATGACCATGGGGACGGCGGCCACGATGACGGCCATCGCCGATGCCCTGGGGATGTGCCTGACCGGCGCATCGTCGGTACCGGCCGCGGATGCAGGCCATATCCGCATGGCCGCCGCGACGGGCCGCCGCGTGGTCGAGATGGTCCGCGAGACCTTGCGCCCCTCGGACATCCTGACGCGGGCCTCGTTCGGCAACGCCCTGGCGGTGGCGATGGCCATGGGCTGTTCGACCAATGCGATCATCCATCTGGTGGCCTTGTCGCGCCGGGCGGGGCTGCCGCTGACGCTTGACGATTTCGATGCGGCGGGGCGGCGGGTGCCGGTGCTGGCCAACATCCGGCCGGCCGGCGACCGCTATCTGATGGAGGATTTCTTCTACGCCGGTGGCCTGCGGGCGATGATGGCACAGATGGCCGGGCATCTTGACCTTGCGGCGCGGACCGTCGCGGGCGAGACCCTGGGCGAGGCCATCGCCGGGGCCGAGGTGTTCCTGCCCGACGTGATCCGCAGCCCGGACAACCCGGTGTCGACGGAACCGGCGATGGCGGTGCTGCGGGGCAATCTGGCGCCCGATGGCTGTGTGATGAAGCCTGTGGCGGCCGATCCCCGCCTGTTGCGGCATTCCGGCCCGGCACTGGTGTTTGACAGCTATGCCGAGATGAAGGCGCGGATCGACGACCCCGATCTGGCGGTGACACCCGACACCGTGCTGGTGATGCGGGGGGCGGGTCCGCTGGGCGGACCGGGGATGCCGGAATGGGGCATGCTGCCGATCCCGAAGAAGCTGCTGCAGGCCGGGGTCCGCGACATGCTGCGCATTTCGGACGCGCGGATGAGCGGGACGAGCTATGGCGCCTGCGTGCTGCATGTCGCGCCCGAGGCCCATGTGGGCGGACCGCTGGCGCTGGTGCGGACGGGCGACACCATCACCGTCGACGTGCCCGCCCGCCGGATCGACATGGTGGTGGACGCGACCGAGTTGCGCCGCCGCCGGACAGCGCTGGTGCCACCGGAACCGCGCTTCGGGCGAGGCTACGGCTGGGTCTATGCCCGCCATGTACTGCAGGCCGACCAGGGCTGCGATTTCGACTTTCTCGAAACGGGCTTCGGGCCAACGCCAGGCGAACCCGAGATCCTCTGA